One part of the Meiothermus cerbereus DSM 11376 genome encodes these proteins:
- the infC gene encoding translation initiation factor IF-3, with protein MTKDVPVNERIRVRQVRLIDENGTQVGVVDTREALRMAKEREYDLVLVSPNAVPPVAKLLDYGKWRYEQQQAEKEARKKAKRTELKSMKLRPKIEAHDYNTKLGHIRRFLEEGHKVKVTIMFRGREMAHQELGYKLLDRIARDLEGVGFVEMRPEMLGRDMNMVMAPGAKPSAATASVGSSPNPAQ; from the coding sequence CCAGTAAATGAGCGGATTCGGGTGCGTCAGGTACGCCTGATTGACGAAAACGGCACACAGGTTGGGGTAGTGGATACCCGTGAAGCCTTGCGCATGGCTAAAGAGCGCGAATATGACCTGGTTCTGGTCTCGCCCAATGCGGTTCCTCCGGTCGCCAAACTGCTCGACTACGGAAAGTGGCGCTACGAGCAGCAGCAAGCCGAGAAGGAGGCCCGCAAGAAAGCCAAGCGCACCGAACTCAAGAGCATGAAGCTCCGGCCCAAAATTGAGGCCCACGACTATAACACCAAACTTGGGCACATAAGGCGCTTCCTTGAGGAAGGGCACAAGGTCAAGGTCACGATTATGTTCCGCGGGCGTGAGATGGCCCACCAGGAACTGGGCTACAAGCTTTTGGATCGCATTGCCAGAGATCTGGAAGGTGTTGGTTTTGTGGAAATGCGCCCAGAGATGCTGGGCCGGGACATGAACATGGTCATGGCCCCCGGTGCCAAACCTTCGGCTGCTACGGCCTCTGTGGGCTCTTCTCCGAATCCAGCACAGTAA